In Meiothermus ruber DSM 1279, the following proteins share a genomic window:
- a CDS encoding PP2C family protein-serine/threonine phosphatase produces the protein MRLARLEIATESNIGRRRRNNEDFHRVAIHPTPAGNLVLLAVADGMGGAEAGELASKLAIEGVSSAVRSYAEHAATGRPGVGLSLVMDKAFKLSQRRILQEGERVPSRKGMGTTLTAVMLTEWNRQAVIGHVGDTRAYRYSSGRWTLLTQDHSWVAQQVRQGVLSAEQAEEHPWKHMLTQALGLSDVKHDIFSVNFAPGEVLVLATDGLYGLVPPEEWSITGDLQSALESWVAKALMRGGTDNITVVAARFR, from the coding sequence ATGCGATTGGCGCGGCTCGAAATTGCCACAGAATCCAACATCGGTCGGCGTCGTCGGAACAACGAGGACTTTCACCGCGTAGCCATACATCCGACCCCGGCTGGCAACCTGGTGTTGCTGGCTGTGGCCGATGGTATGGGGGGGGCTGAGGCCGGTGAGCTAGCCAGCAAACTGGCCATTGAAGGGGTTAGCTCAGCGGTCAGGTCGTACGCTGAGCACGCTGCCACGGGCCGGCCTGGGGTGGGGCTTAGCCTGGTTATGGATAAGGCTTTTAAGCTCTCCCAAAGGCGAATTTTGCAGGAAGGTGAGCGGGTGCCCTCGCGCAAGGGTATGGGTACGACCCTGACGGCGGTGATGCTTACCGAATGGAACCGCCAGGCGGTGATCGGACATGTGGGGGATACCCGGGCTTACCGATACTCCTCGGGCCGCTGGACCCTTCTCACCCAGGATCACTCCTGGGTGGCCCAGCAGGTGCGCCAGGGGGTGCTGAGCGCTGAGCAGGCCGAAGAGCACCCCTGGAAGCATATGCTCACCCAGGCCTTGGGGCTTTCCGATGTTAAGCACGATATTTTCTCGGTCAATTTTGCGCCGGGTGAGGTGCTGGTGCTGGCGACCGATGGTTTATATGGTCTGGTACCCCCCGAAGAGTGGAGCATTACGGGCGATCTGCAATCGGCCCTCGAGAGCTGGGTGGCTAAGGCGCTGATGCGGGGGGGGACGGACAACATCACGGTGGTGGCGGCGAGGTTCAGATGA
- a CDS encoding protein kinase domain-containing protein, with the protein MSYLLALLLVAISTALMLRLGRTWPMLVLLILMLGGLAALGVEPLVLVVALLLGLGAMWVPSSRSSFRPRPKPAPRAAKTKNNPKISTGNSVTGLEALYEIQEKVGIGGMATVYKARSKRDGRLVALKIPQEKYVGDPRFVRRFHREAELLAHLDHPGIVKVYDHGNQGDTHYIAMEFLDGEGLDRLIENKRLSTKSVVQIMSRVAEALQHIHAQGIIHRDIKPGNIMVLRNALRDDGSVDPRGVRLMDFGIAAGKVLTRLTITGARIGTPVYMSPEQAKGQRIDHKSDIYSLGVVFYEALCGQPPFQGAYEAVIHQQITQMPAPPKQVNPEIPQVLSDLVHRMLEKDPEKRPGLEAVLDVLRGNWDEDPGLTAPIYLALAVETKKGTLRLMDLNGTLMRMWSGVGSGRGMFPSPPLALAVDQQGGVWISLFEYGGGAVRLLHRFDVEGEITHSVGPYGMKLGELLYPISLATLPDGLLVLDGEACTITRFDLEGNPVARFGGAGPGRGTYESPRAILASQNYIFVLDYGNRQIQRLDHKGQYISRYAFRKSRESQELRLLGGLGLTPQEELLIYDVDSQKIRKLSLEGEVLLSLPLPLAEGEDANSQVEMVVLDETIYAIRRGGTKIHRIKLGGQALPSLEVYAPLRGIAIWHNTLHAPTGAPVSRSVRGV; encoded by the coding sequence ATGAGTTACCTGCTGGCTTTACTCTTGGTCGCTATTTCCACGGCCCTGATGCTGCGCCTTGGGCGAACCTGGCCCATGCTGGTCTTGCTCATTCTGATGCTCGGGGGTTTGGCGGCCCTGGGCGTTGAGCCTTTGGTGCTGGTGGTGGCCCTGTTGTTGGGCCTGGGGGCGATGTGGGTTCCCAGCTCGCGTTCCAGCTTCAGACCCCGGCCTAAACCAGCCCCTCGAGCTGCTAAAACCAAGAACAACCCAAAGATCTCGACAGGTAACAGCGTGACCGGCCTCGAGGCTTTGTACGAGATCCAGGAGAAGGTTGGCATAGGGGGGATGGCCACCGTTTACAAGGCCCGGAGTAAAAGAGATGGCCGCCTGGTGGCCCTCAAAATTCCCCAGGAGAAATACGTGGGCGACCCCCGGTTTGTGCGGCGCTTCCACCGCGAGGCCGAGCTGCTGGCCCACCTCGATCACCCCGGTATTGTTAAGGTTTACGACCACGGCAACCAGGGCGATACCCACTACATCGCTATGGAGTTTCTCGATGGTGAGGGGCTAGATCGGCTCATCGAAAATAAGCGCCTTTCCACCAAGAGCGTTGTGCAGATCATGAGCCGGGTGGCTGAGGCCCTTCAGCACATCCACGCCCAGGGCATCATTCACCGCGATATCAAGCCCGGCAACATCATGGTGCTCAGGAACGCGCTGCGCGATGATGGTAGTGTGGACCCTCGAGGGGTGCGCCTGATGGATTTTGGCATTGCGGCCGGTAAGGTCTTGACCCGCCTAACCATTACCGGTGCGCGCATCGGAACCCCGGTGTACATGAGCCCTGAGCAGGCTAAAGGTCAGCGGATAGATCACAAGTCCGACATTTACAGCCTGGGGGTGGTCTTCTACGAGGCCCTGTGCGGCCAGCCGCCCTTTCAGGGTGCGTATGAGGCGGTCATCCACCAGCAGATCACCCAGATGCCGGCTCCTCCCAAGCAGGTTAATCCCGAGATTCCCCAGGTGCTCTCCGACCTGGTTCACCGTATGCTGGAAAAAGACCCGGAGAAACGCCCCGGTCTGGAGGCGGTGCTCGACGTATTGCGCGGGAACTGGGACGAAGATCCCGGCCTCACCGCACCCATCTACCTCGCCCTGGCGGTTGAGACCAAGAAGGGCACCCTGCGGCTGATGGATTTGAATGGCACCCTGATGCGGATGTGGAGCGGGGTGGGCAGTGGGCGGGGTATGTTCCCCTCCCCACCCCTGGCCCTGGCCGTGGACCAGCAGGGGGGGGTCTGGATTAGCTTATTCGAGTATGGCGGCGGGGCTGTGCGGCTGCTGCACCGCTTCGATGTGGAGGGTGAGATCACCCACTCGGTGGGGCCTTATGGCATGAAGCTGGGGGAGCTGCTCTACCCGATCTCGCTGGCGACCTTGCCGGACGGGCTTTTGGTGCTGGATGGCGAGGCCTGCACCATTACCCGTTTTGACCTCGAGGGCAACCCCGTGGCCCGCTTTGGCGGGGCGGGGCCGGGTCGGGGCACCTACGAGTCGCCCAGGGCTATTTTGGCTAGCCAGAATTACATTTTCGTCCTTGATTACGGCAACCGTCAGATACAGCGCCTCGACCACAAAGGGCAGTACATCTCACGCTACGCCTTCCGCAAGAGCCGCGAGTCGCAAGAGCTGCGCCTGCTGGGTGGACTGGGCCTGACCCCACAAGAGGAGCTTTTGATCTACGATGTCGACAGCCAAAAAATCCGCAAGCTCTCCCTCGAGGGCGAGGTGCTGCTCTCACTGCCGCTGCCGCTCGCCGAGGGCGAAGACGCCAACAGCCAGGTGGAGATGGTGGTGTTGGACGAGACCATCTACGCCATTCGCCGGGGCGGCACTAAAATCCACCGCATCAAGCTGGGGGGTCAGGCCCTGCCCAGCCTCGAGGTCTACGCACCGCTGCGGGGCATTGCCATCTGGCACAACACCCTACACGCCCCCACCGGAGCGCCCGTGAGCCGCTCGGTTCGCGGGGTGTAG
- a CDS encoding peroxiredoxin, which translates to MKLKPGDPAPLLQVQDALGRTVDLAELVQQGRYIVLWFYPKSNSPGCTAQGRQYAMLREEFQQLGAEVFGVSADPASEQCAFMDKLALEGGLIPDPSGRLGKAFGVGGLWGVGALLGLYSRDTILINPQGKVEQVWRNVNPFRDAQVVLDYLKQASGRGDPLEVKPGLQPTEDATGKL; encoded by the coding sequence ATGAAGCTGAAACCGGGTGATCCCGCCCCCCTCCTTCAAGTACAGGACGCGCTGGGGCGAACCGTGGACCTGGCTGAGTTGGTGCAACAAGGGCGCTACATCGTGCTGTGGTTTTATCCCAAATCCAACTCCCCCGGCTGTACGGCCCAGGGCCGGCAGTATGCCATGCTGCGCGAGGAATTCCAGCAGCTTGGGGCCGAGGTGTTCGGTGTAAGCGCCGATCCTGCCTCGGAGCAGTGCGCTTTTATGGATAAGCTGGCGCTCGAGGGCGGCCTGATCCCCGACCCCTCGGGCCGGCTGGGGAAAGCCTTTGGGGTGGGGGGCTTATGGGGTGTGGGGGCTTTGCTGGGCCTGTACAGCCGCGATACCATCCTGATCAATCCACAGGGCAAGGTTGAGCAGGTCTGGCGCAACGTCAACCCTTTTCGCGATGCCCAGGTGGTGCTGGACTACCTCAAGCAGGCGAGCGGTAGGGGAGACCCCCTCGAGGTGAAGCCTGGCTTACAGCCGACAGAGGACGCTACCGGCAAACTTTAA